The Paenibacillus mucilaginosus 3016 genome includes the window CGATCTGCTTCGCCGTGAAGCCGGCACGCCGGAGCGACTCCCGGAACCGGATGGCCCGGCCTCCGTGATTATAGTTGGTCACGATCCTCGCTCCCGATGCCACCTTCCCCATCACGCCCATGATTCTCCAGTCCCGGAACGGTTTCAGCAGCATCAGCCGGTAATCAACCGGATGCCCTCCGAGGTGCAGCAGCGGGATGCCCTTCTGGATCAGGAAGGCCCTCGAACGGGCATGTCGGAAGACGACGCGCTCCACCCGCTTGGCGGGAACCGCCTGCACCCGCTGCTCCCGGCGGACCACATACCCCCGTCTCCGCACGTTCCTGCTTAGCTTCATGATATGGTTGCCGAACGAGCCGTAGACCGGCTTGACGTATACGACGCTGTAGCGCTTCAAATAGGCTCGAAGCGTCTTCCGGCTGAGCAGGGAGGTCGGTGGAATGTGCCGCCGGAGTTTTCGCTGTCCGATGAGTCCCAGATGTCTTTTCCACTTGCTTCGAACATGCCACTGCCGCTTTCTGATCATACCTTCCGTTCATCCCCTCTGCCTTGTCTTCTATCTTATCGAGTCTCTTATAGGAATATGCTCCGAGAGGTTGATAGGAGTGGATGTTTTGTCCGGTTCAGATCACCATTTGTCGAGTCGAGAAGGGCGGCTATGCCAAAAAACCACCCGGCGGCGGAGCTCTCTCCACAGCCGGATGGTTGGTATCGGGTATGCCTTACGGAATGTGCCCCTGTACTGCTGTATTGCTGCAGCGGATGGTACTGCTGCCCTGCGCGTTCCGGATAGCTTGTACAGCATGACTGCA containing:
- a CDS encoding YheC/YheD family protein → MIRKRQWHVRSKWKRHLGLIGQRKLRRHIPPTSLLSRKTLRAYLKRYSVVYVKPVYGSFGNHIMKLSRNVRRRGYVVRREQRVQAVPAKRVERVVFRHARSRAFLIQKGIPLLHLGGHPVDYRLMLLKPFRDWRIMGVMGKVASGARIVTNYNHGGRAIRFRESLRRAGFTAKQIDAVYAEMRRVGLLAARQFGSRHKHCRRLGIDFAIDTNRRVWIIEVNTNPFYELFRHHEDRTLYRRIHKIMRHIGKTQLNR